GCGCGAGAGTCGAGTTCGTCGGCGGCGCGGCCGCCCGGCAACGACTGTCGCGACGGGGCGATATCGGCGCGCTCCTCCGTTATTGAGCTCGCGAACGAGGAGGTTGAGACTTTGAGCAAACACAAGAACGTGCACCCCGATCACTACAAAACCGGCGGCAGCGCGCATCAAGGTGAAGACGTCGTCCACGCGGAACACAAGAAAGAGCTCCGGAAACGCGCCGAGCGCGAGAAGCCGCCCCCGCCACCTCGTGACGAAGAGGCGCAGTAATCGTCGGCACCGCAAGCGTGATCTCGGGAGCTCCCGACGCTAGAGACGCGGGTCGCGAAATTGAGGGAGGGCGAAGTCGATCGACGCCGAATACAAGCTGAAGGGCGCTCCTCGCCTGGGTCCGCGATACTAGTGCGGTATAAAGCTTGATAGTGATAGCGTCGTCGCTAGGCGAAGGAGCCTCTCGGCACAATCAATCCTCGAGGGAGGCGTAGTAGTTGGCAACCTCGCGCATAGCGCTTGCCGGAAGCCGCGATGCCACCGGATCCATCAAGTGCGCAAACTCCGAGCCCCCTCGCGCACCCGACTCGAAGAGCTCGAGCTGCTGGACGAGATAGGCCGCGTCCTGGCCGGCCAGCCGGGGATAGACGTCTCGACGCGGGGTGATGCCGGGACCGTGGCAGTCGGAGCA
The Vicinamibacteria bacterium DNA segment above includes these coding regions:
- a CDS encoding cytochrome C, which codes for LEAYATGTRPSGIMESVAAALPDDTIRELAAYYGRLSAFGSESPGSSQAAGASIARDGIPELRVPSCSDCHGPGITPRRDVYPRLAGQDAAYLVQQLELFESGARGGSEFAHLMDPVASRLPASAMREVANYYASLED